A genomic window from Luteolibacter sp. LG18 includes:
- a CDS encoding Gfo/Idh/MocA family oxidoreductase has product MKDIHIGIIGGGLMGREMASAFARWCALADVTVRPVLSAVADLNPATLEWFDCIPSCTLKTTDYKELLADSRIDVVYVAVPHHLHERIYLDVLASGKDLFAEKPFGIDLASARRILDAVRSSGRFVRCSSEMPFFPGAQRAVEMARGGSLGRILEITCGFHHSSDLDPHKPANWKRISATCGEGGVLNDLGMHACHIPLRLGWMPRLVFAQLQKGWPRRPDGRDGMVECDTWDNAVIHGWTMAEGQEVPLRLEMKRMAPGATNTWFIEVLGTDGGVRFSTAEPKTLHVFERAKEQWWKRTDLGFSTQFKTVTGGIFEPGFPDVIQQMWAAYLMEREGDLGNRFGCATPEEAVASHEIFAAALEAHVQGSVVCLAKSPQAASRV; this is encoded by the coding sequence ATGAAAGACATCCATATTGGCATCATCGGCGGCGGTCTCATGGGCCGTGAAATGGCGAGCGCCTTCGCACGCTGGTGCGCGCTTGCCGACGTCACTGTCCGCCCCGTGCTCTCGGCCGTGGCCGACCTCAATCCGGCGACTCTCGAATGGTTCGACTGCATTCCGTCCTGCACGCTCAAGACGACCGACTACAAGGAGCTTCTGGCTGATTCGAGGATCGATGTGGTCTACGTGGCTGTTCCCCACCATTTGCACGAGAGGATTTATCTCGATGTGCTCGCATCCGGAAAGGATCTGTTCGCGGAGAAACCCTTTGGCATCGACCTGGCTTCCGCGCGCAGGATTCTGGATGCGGTCCGGAGCAGTGGCAGATTCGTGCGCTGCAGCTCGGAAATGCCGTTCTTCCCAGGAGCTCAACGGGCGGTGGAAATGGCGCGCGGGGGCAGTCTCGGCCGCATTCTGGAGATCACCTGCGGCTTTCATCACAGCAGCGACCTTGATCCCCACAAGCCTGCGAACTGGAAGCGGATCAGCGCGACCTGCGGAGAGGGCGGCGTGCTCAACGACCTCGGGATGCACGCATGTCACATCCCGCTACGCCTTGGCTGGATGCCCCGCCTGGTCTTCGCCCAGCTCCAGAAGGGATGGCCCCGCCGTCCTGATGGCAGGGATGGCATGGTCGAGTGCGATACCTGGGACAACGCGGTGATCCATGGATGGACGATGGCGGAAGGGCAGGAGGTGCCGCTGAGGTTGGAGATGAAACGGATGGCACCCGGCGCGACCAACACGTGGTTCATCGAAGTCCTGGGCACCGACGGTGGTGTCCGCTTCAGCACGGCCGAGCCCAAGACCTTGCACGTTTTCGAACGCGCCAAGGAACAATGGTGGAAGAGGACGGACCTGGGATTCTCCACCCAGTTCAAGACGGTCACCGGAGGCATCTTTGAGCCGGGATTCCCTGATGTCATCCAGCAGATGTGGGCGGCTTACCTGATGGAGCGGGAAGGGGATTTGGGTAACCGCTTTGGCTGTGCCACGCCGGAGGAGGCGGTGGCGTCGCATGAGATTTTCGCCGCAGCCCTGGAAGCTCATGTTCAGGGCTCCGTCGTCTGTTTGGCAAAATCACCCCAAGCAGCTTCCAGGGTATGA
- a CDS encoding carbohydrate kinase family protein encodes MSSKRRGIFAAGNFIVDHVKIIDSFPEQDTLVHILSECHSNGGGPYNILKDLAAMQVGYPLHACGMVGDDADGRWIIRDCSAHGIDVGQLRISSCQPTSYTDAMTVRDSGRRTFFHQRGANDLFAVDEQEIRASKACIFYLGYLMLLAGLDTFDDSGRSGASRLLEAASSAGMITAVDLVSVDHSSYRELVLASLHYTDHLLLNELEASKVLDASLSADSPEQMMSAAMAILKLGVRCTVTIHSSRGAVCASSNGETATQAALRLPPDFIAGATGAGDAFAAGFLHGIHENLAIGRCLHIATCTAAASLGDPSPSAGLRPVDECVELAERFGFVPFGSENSVRQSLQGLISGSQRTA; translated from the coding sequence ATGAGTTCCAAACGCAGAGGCATCTTCGCCGCCGGGAACTTCATCGTGGATCACGTGAAGATCATCGATTCGTTCCCGGAACAGGACACTTTGGTTCATATCCTCAGCGAGTGCCATTCGAATGGGGGAGGTCCCTACAACATCCTGAAGGACCTCGCGGCAATGCAGGTGGGTTACCCGCTCCATGCCTGCGGCATGGTCGGGGACGATGCGGATGGGCGATGGATTATCCGCGATTGTTCCGCCCATGGAATCGATGTCGGCCAGCTTCGGATCTCCTCATGCCAGCCAACGTCGTATACCGATGCGATGACCGTCCGTGACAGCGGCAGACGCACGTTCTTCCATCAAAGGGGAGCCAACGATCTCTTCGCGGTGGATGAACAAGAGATTCGGGCCAGCAAGGCCTGCATTTTTTATCTCGGCTACCTCATGTTGCTGGCGGGGCTGGATACATTCGATGATTCCGGAAGAAGTGGGGCTTCCCGGCTGCTGGAGGCGGCGTCCTCCGCGGGCATGATCACTGCTGTGGATCTCGTCAGCGTCGACCACTCTTCCTATCGTGAGCTGGTCCTCGCTTCCCTGCATTATACCGATCATCTGCTGCTCAACGAATTGGAGGCATCCAAGGTGCTCGATGCTTCATTGTCGGCGGACAGTCCGGAGCAGATGATGTCTGCGGCGATGGCCATCTTGAAATTGGGTGTCAGATGCACGGTGACGATCCACTCCTCCAGAGGAGCCGTATGCGCATCGAGCAATGGAGAGACGGCCACCCAGGCCGCCTTGCGTCTTCCCCCGGATTTCATCGCAGGTGCCACCGGAGCGGGGGATGCCTTCGCCGCAGGGTTCCTTCACGGCATTCATGAGAATCTGGCGATCGGGCGCTGCCTTCATATTGCCACATGCACGGCCGCCGCATCCCTTGGTGATCCTTCTCCCTCCGCCGGGCTGCGTCCGGTGGATGAATGCGTCGAGCTCGCCGAGCGATTTGGATTCGTACCGTTCGGCTCGGAAAATTCCGTGAGACAATCATTGCAGGGGCTGATCTCGGGGTCGCAGAGAACGGCCTGA
- a CDS encoding TIM barrel protein, with product MTRGRFLAIIASGLAVSAGAFGADPVGENAEVKIGCQSYTFRLFSIHEAIEKTAEAGGNSIELCLGKSLGPQDSTPLDANMSEEKIAALVEHIRKSGIVNISCFTAIPKDEGKARTLFTFAKKIGARSLTTESVESLDTIEKMVKEFDFRVGFHNHPKKPGDPNYKLWDPSYVKDLVKDHDPRIGSCSDIGHWATSGLNPVECLKTLEGRVINLHIKDRTAIGKATTDQILGRGVLDIPAVLGELKRQKFQGCLFIEYETNWEKSVPDVRQSVEFVRKTAATLK from the coding sequence ATGACGCGCGGCCGATTCCTGGCGATAATCGCCAGCGGGCTGGCAGTTTCGGCCGGTGCCTTCGGAGCTGATCCTGTCGGGGAAAACGCAGAAGTGAAGATCGGCTGCCAGAGCTACACCTTCCGGCTGTTCTCTATTCATGAGGCCATCGAGAAGACGGCCGAGGCCGGAGGGAACTCCATCGAATTGTGTTTGGGTAAAAGCCTGGGTCCGCAGGATTCAACTCCACTGGATGCAAACATGAGCGAGGAAAAAATCGCGGCATTGGTGGAGCACATCCGGAAGAGCGGCATCGTCAACATCAGTTGTTTCACTGCGATTCCGAAAGACGAGGGCAAGGCGCGAACCCTCTTCACATTCGCAAAAAAAATCGGAGCCCGGTCCCTGACCACCGAGTCCGTCGAGTCCTTGGACACCATCGAGAAGATGGTGAAGGAGTTCGATTTCCGCGTTGGTTTCCACAATCATCCGAAAAAACCCGGTGACCCGAACTACAAGCTGTGGGACCCGTCCTATGTGAAGGACCTTGTGAAAGACCATGATCCCCGCATCGGCTCGTGCTCCGATATAGGCCATTGGGCGACCTCCGGGCTGAATCCGGTCGAATGCCTGAAGACGCTCGAAGGCCGGGTCATCAATCTGCACATCAAGGACCGGACCGCCATCGGCAAGGCGACTACCGATCAGATTCTCGGTCGCGGGGTGCTCGACATTCCGGCTGTGCTCGGCGAGCTCAAGCGGCAGAAGTTCCAAGGATGCCTCTTCATCGAATATGAAACGAATTGGGAAAAAAGCGTTCCCGACGTCCGCCAGAGCGTCGAGTTCGTGCGTAAGACGGCTGCAACCTTGAAGTAA
- a CDS encoding glutathionylspermidine synthase family protein: protein MPDHPIRIQERLRRHNWKERVEQAGLTWHSADGQPYWAEGRHVTLSLAAAEVLEDAANELHRLCLHACEEIIARGWWDRLALPAAAIPLIEESWRAGDVPLYGRFDLAWNGQGPPKLLEYNADTPTSLLEAAVIQWQWLEDTTPHLDQLNSLHEALVERWSLFPEPLIHFACVWDSHEDRQTIAYLAETAGQAGKETVMLGMHELGVHPDGYFTDLEERRIQRLFKLYPWEWMAAEDSFRHVPAHRALFTEPIWKMLLSNKGLLPILWELNPGHPLLLPASLDFADLQRAGIDRYVAKPLLGREGANVRIFEQGRITADSGGDYTDSPLVYQQKADLLQDGHRSCVWGAWMVGDTCRGLSVREDDGPITRNTSRFLAHALEG, encoded by the coding sequence ATGCCCGATCACCCCATCCGCATCCAGGAACGCCTGCGCCGCCACAACTGGAAGGAACGCGTCGAACAAGCCGGCCTCACCTGGCACAGCGCGGACGGCCAGCCCTACTGGGCCGAAGGCCGCCACGTCACCCTCTCCCTCGCCGCCGCCGAGGTCCTCGAGGACGCCGCCAACGAACTCCACCGGCTCTGCCTCCACGCCTGCGAGGAAATCATCGCCCGCGGCTGGTGGGACCGCCTCGCCCTCCCCGCCGCCGCCATTCCCCTCATCGAGGAATCCTGGCGCGCCGGCGATGTTCCGCTCTACGGCCGCTTCGATCTCGCCTGGAACGGGCAAGGCCCGCCGAAGCTCCTCGAATACAACGCCGACACCCCCACCTCCCTGCTCGAAGCCGCCGTCATCCAATGGCAATGGCTGGAGGACACCACCCCGCACCTCGACCAGCTCAATTCCCTCCACGAGGCCCTCGTCGAACGCTGGTCCCTCTTCCCCGAGCCCCTCATCCACTTCGCCTGCGTCTGGGACTCCCACGAGGACCGCCAGACCATTGCCTACCTCGCCGAAACCGCCGGACAAGCCGGCAAGGAAACCGTCATGCTTGGCATGCACGAACTCGGCGTCCACCCGGACGGCTATTTCACCGACCTCGAGGAACGCCGCATCCAGCGCCTCTTCAAGCTCTACCCTTGGGAATGGATGGCCGCGGAGGACTCCTTCCGCCACGTCCCCGCGCACCGCGCCCTCTTCACCGAGCCGATCTGGAAAATGCTCCTTTCGAACAAGGGCCTCCTCCCCATCCTCTGGGAACTCAATCCCGGCCACCCGCTGCTCCTGCCCGCCTCGCTCGATTTCGCCGATCTCCAGCGCGCCGGCATCGACCGCTACGTCGCCAAGCCCCTGCTCGGCCGCGAGGGCGCCAACGTCCGCATCTTCGAACAAGGCCGCATCACCGCGGACTCCGGCGGCGACTACACGGACAGCCCGCTCGTCTACCAGCAAAAGGCCGACCTCCTCCAGGACGGCCACCGCTCCTGCGTCTGGGGTGCCTGGATGGTCGGCGACACCTGCCGCGGCCTCTCCGTCCGCGAGGACGACGGCCCCATCACCCGCAACACCAGCCGCTTCCTCGCCCACGCCCTGGAAGGGTGA
- a CDS encoding beta-N-acetylhexosaminidase, translating to MRLLLTTIALSATAFAVESLPLIPQPRSVQRADGTFKLPATVGISAPDELKNEASYLGTRLKNGLGHPVSLDKAGPIKLAIASGLPAEGYRLKVTPQGALIEGGDSAGVFYGVQTLLQLLPPQVYGNDAANKPVAADLACVSVEDAPAFPWRGLHLDTARHFMPKEFVLKYLDVMATQKMNRFHWHIVDSEGWRLEIKKYPKLTQVGQDQPASYPGEDPTDHSVKAKFHYGSFHGGGFYTQEDVKEVVEHAAKLHITIMPEIEFPAHAMVMLTAYPEFSTTGKAPVVKSNHSPDLINVDEKSLNFLKDILDETMALFPGKWIHFGGDEAPKGQWKQSEYIQQRIKELGLKDENALQSWLFEQMSAHVAKQGRVAVGWEEITHGGTPKNAVVMPWLSMGTAAKVANEGNPVILCPVGPLYFDSYQTSDPGDNQALYKGPITLRSVYNFNCDLPNVAADKKQNLWGAQAQLWTELMPKPEHVEYQAYPRAVALGETTWTIAANKDFKSFQQRLAVHAKRLDAMKVNYRKLEPLPPVQWDKAALSPARTDVTLEGPLAGPLAPGTYTATPAYESGGFGLWFDKIELLADGKVIATDAHRGFTGGQPKNAAYTLEVKSAVPATAKLTLRATADSHEGTDSTDSTGSINFRKAD from the coding sequence ATGCGTCTATTGCTTACCACCATCGCCCTGTCGGCCACCGCCTTTGCCGTGGAATCCCTGCCGCTCATCCCGCAACCGCGCTCCGTGCAGCGGGCGGACGGCACCTTCAAGCTCCCCGCCACCGTCGGCATCAGCGCCCCGGACGAGCTGAAAAACGAGGCCAGCTACCTCGGCACCCGCCTGAAGAACGGCCTCGGCCACCCCGTGTCCCTCGACAAGGCTGGCCCGATCAAGCTCGCCATCGCCTCCGGCCTGCCCGCCGAGGGCTACCGCCTCAAGGTCACCCCACAGGGCGCGCTCATCGAGGGTGGCGACTCCGCCGGCGTCTTCTACGGCGTGCAGACCCTGCTCCAGCTCCTGCCACCGCAGGTTTATGGCAATGACGCCGCCAACAAGCCGGTGGCCGCCGATCTCGCCTGCGTCTCCGTCGAGGACGCCCCCGCCTTCCCGTGGCGCGGCCTGCACCTCGACACCGCCCGCCATTTCATGCCGAAGGAGTTCGTCCTGAAGTACCTCGACGTGATGGCCACCCAGAAGATGAACCGCTTCCACTGGCACATCGTGGACTCGGAAGGCTGGCGTCTGGAGATCAAGAAGTACCCGAAGCTCACCCAGGTCGGCCAGGACCAGCCCGCGTCCTATCCCGGCGAGGACCCCACCGACCACTCGGTGAAGGCGAAGTTCCACTACGGCAGTTTCCACGGCGGCGGCTTCTACACCCAGGAGGACGTGAAGGAAGTCGTCGAGCACGCGGCGAAGCTCCACATCACCATCATGCCGGAGATCGAGTTCCCCGCGCACGCCATGGTCATGCTCACCGCCTATCCGGAGTTCTCCACCACCGGCAAGGCCCCCGTGGTGAAGTCGAACCACTCGCCGGATCTCATCAATGTCGATGAAAAGTCCCTCAACTTCCTCAAGGACATCCTGGATGAAACGATGGCCCTGTTCCCAGGCAAGTGGATCCATTTCGGCGGCGACGAAGCCCCGAAGGGCCAGTGGAAACAGAGCGAATACATCCAGCAGCGCATCAAGGAACTCGGCCTGAAGGACGAGAACGCCCTCCAGAGCTGGCTCTTCGAGCAGATGTCCGCCCACGTCGCGAAGCAAGGCCGCGTTGCCGTCGGCTGGGAGGAAATCACCCACGGTGGCACGCCGAAAAACGCCGTGGTCATGCCCTGGCTCTCCATGGGCACCGCCGCCAAGGTCGCCAACGAGGGCAACCCCGTCATCCTCTGCCCCGTCGGCCCGCTCTATTTCGACTCCTACCAGACCAGCGATCCGGGCGACAACCAGGCGCTCTACAAAGGCCCCATCACCCTGCGCTCCGTCTACAACTTCAACTGCGACCTGCCCAACGTGGCCGCGGACAAGAAGCAGAACCTATGGGGTGCCCAGGCCCAGCTCTGGACCGAGCTGATGCCGAAGCCCGAACACGTCGAATACCAGGCCTACCCGCGCGCCGTCGCCCTCGGCGAAACCACCTGGACGATCGCCGCGAACAAGGACTTCAAGAGCTTCCAGCAACGCCTCGCCGTCCACGCCAAGCGCCTCGACGCGATGAAGGTGAACTACCGCAAGCTCGAGCCGCTGCCACCCGTCCAGTGGGACAAGGCCGCCCTCAGCCCCGCCCGCACCGACGTCACCCTGGAAGGCCCGCTCGCCGGCCCCCTCGCCCCCGGCACCTACACCGCCACCCCCGCCTATGAAAGCGGCGGCTTCGGCCTGTGGTTCGACAAGATCGAGCTCCTCGCCGATGGCAAGGTCATCGCCACCGACGCCCACCGCGGCTTCACCGGTGGCCAACCGAAAAACGCCGCCTACACCCTGGAGGTGAAATCCGCCGTCCCCGCCACCGCGAAGCTCACGCTGCGCGCCACCGCGGACAGCCACGAAGGCACCGACTCCACCGACTCCACCGGCTCCATCAACTTCCGCAAGGCGGACTGA
- a CDS encoding DUF6438 domain-containing protein: MRKALLLVMAMLGLAGCGRRNTAEVARTLAAPVEKILLRRTACFGRCPVYTVSFCRDGRAELQAEAHLSRRGSFTGRIEAAAFAELSERIGNGKFDRFAPRYDAAYTDAPSCTVTVLRADGAGSSVYEYGSEGPDGLHVIQKAIDAARDGIDWQPVK; the protein is encoded by the coding sequence ATGAGAAAGGCGCTGCTCCTCGTCATGGCGATGCTGGGGCTGGCGGGATGCGGGCGGCGGAATACGGCTGAAGTGGCACGAACGCTCGCGGCTCCGGTGGAGAAGATTCTGCTGCGCCGGACGGCATGCTTCGGCCGATGCCCGGTCTACACGGTGAGCTTTTGCCGGGACGGGCGCGCGGAGTTGCAGGCTGAGGCGCATCTGTCTCGGCGTGGGAGCTTCACGGGACGGATTGAGGCGGCGGCTTTCGCGGAGTTATCCGAACGGATCGGGAACGGGAAGTTCGATCGTTTCGCGCCTCGCTATGATGCCGCTTACACGGATGCCCCGTCCTGTACGGTCACGGTCTTGCGGGCGGATGGGGCGGGAAGCTCGGTTTATGAATACGGCAGCGAGGGGCCGGACGGGCTCCATGTGATCCAGAAGGCGATCGACGCGGCGCGGGACGGCATCGATTGGCAGCCGGTGAAATGA
- the purB gene encoding adenylosuccinate lyase → MIPNVLAERYASSATQAIWSAEGRIVLEREFWIAVMKAQRDLGLDIPAEAIAAYEKAKDSVDPGSIMARERITRHDVKARIEEFNDLAGHEHIHKGLTSRDLTENVEQLQVFRSLEVIRDKAVATLKRLRVRSEQWADVVITARTHNVAAQPTTLGKRIAMFGEELLGAFHALEDVIARYPVRGLKGAVGTQMDQLSLFEGDAAKVADLEKKVVSHLGIPAVWTNVGQVYPRSLDFRVVSVLTDLASGPSSFSKTLRLMAGHETASEGFAPGQTGSSAMPHKMNSRSCERVNGFHVILKGYLAMAGGLAGDQWNEGDVSCSVVRRVMLPDAFFALDGLFETFLTILDQMDAYPAVIAKENAHYLPFLMTTTIMMEAVKAGVGRETAHKAIKEHAVATVNDLRVGKTTVNDLVVRLAGDERIPLTGEQLAAIVAEGESNAGAARAQVAAFAAAVSAIEAAHPQAAAYAPGSIL, encoded by the coding sequence GTGATTCCCAACGTCCTCGCCGAACGCTACGCCTCCTCCGCCACCCAAGCCATCTGGTCCGCCGAGGGCCGCATCGTGCTGGAGCGGGAATTCTGGATCGCGGTGATGAAGGCCCAGCGCGATCTCGGTCTGGACATCCCGGCCGAGGCGATCGCCGCCTATGAAAAGGCGAAGGACAGCGTGGACCCCGGCTCGATCATGGCCCGCGAGCGGATCACCCGCCACGACGTGAAGGCCCGCATCGAGGAATTCAACGACCTCGCCGGCCACGAGCACATCCACAAGGGCCTCACTTCCCGCGATCTCACCGAGAACGTCGAGCAGCTCCAGGTGTTCCGCTCGCTGGAAGTCATCCGGGACAAGGCGGTGGCCACGCTCAAGCGCCTGCGCGTCCGCTCGGAACAATGGGCCGATGTGGTGATCACTGCCCGCACCCACAACGTCGCCGCGCAGCCGACCACGCTCGGCAAGCGCATCGCGATGTTCGGCGAGGAGTTGCTCGGTGCCTTCCACGCGCTGGAGGACGTGATCGCCCGCTACCCGGTGCGCGGCCTGAAGGGCGCGGTCGGCACGCAGATGGACCAGCTTTCCCTGTTCGAAGGCGATGCCGCGAAGGTGGCGGACCTGGAGAAAAAGGTCGTCTCCCACCTCGGCATCCCGGCGGTGTGGACGAATGTCGGCCAGGTTTATCCGCGCTCGCTCGATTTCCGCGTGGTGTCCGTGCTCACGGACCTCGCCAGCGGCCCGTCGTCGTTCTCGAAGACGCTGCGTCTGATGGCCGGCCACGAGACCGCCAGCGAGGGCTTCGCGCCCGGCCAGACCGGATCGAGCGCCATGCCGCACAAGATGAACTCCCGCTCGTGCGAGCGAGTGAACGGCTTCCACGTGATCCTGAAGGGCTACCTCGCCATGGCCGGCGGCCTCGCGGGCGACCAGTGGAACGAGGGCGACGTGTCCTGCTCCGTGGTCCGCCGCGTGATGCTGCCGGACGCGTTCTTCGCGCTCGATGGCCTCTTCGAAACCTTCCTCACCATCCTCGATCAGATGGACGCCTACCCGGCGGTCATCGCAAAGGAGAACGCCCACTACCTGCCGTTCCTGATGACCACCACCATCATGATGGAAGCGGTGAAGGCCGGTGTCGGCCGCGAAACCGCGCACAAGGCGATCAAGGAGCACGCCGTGGCCACGGTGAACGACCTGCGCGTCGGCAAGACCACGGTGAACGATCTGGTCGTCCGCCTCGCGGGCGACGAGCGAATCCCGCTCACCGGCGAACAGCTCGCCGCCATCGTGGCGGAGGGCGAGAGCAACGCCGGTGCCGCGCGCGCCCAAGTGGCCGCCTTCGCCGCCGCCGTCAGCGCGATCGAAGCCGCCCACCCCCAGGCCGCGGCCTACGCGCCGGGATCGATTCTGTAA